DNA from Lactobacillus sp. ESL0791:
CCCCGCAGGGCGGCCGTAAAAACCCCCAGCAAGAAATGATCAGAATGGACACATCAAACATTTTGTTTATTGTCGGTGGTGCTTTTGACGGAATTGACCAAATTGTCAAAAATCGTCTGGGTAAGAAAACAATTGGTTTTGGCGCAGAAAATGAGGCCAATAAGGTTGATGCCGATGATTGGACAAAACATCTTACGACTGGTGACCTCGTCAAGTTTGGTATGATTCCGGAATTTATTGGGCGAATTCCGATAATTGCAACTTTGGACAAGCTAAATAGTGAGGATTTGGTTAGGATTCTCGTTGAACCTAAGAATGCGCTGATAAAGCAATATAAGAAGTTGATCTCGCTTGATCATGTTGAGTTGACTTTTACCAAAGGCGCATTGAAAGCAATTGCTGATTTGGCAATTGAAAGAAATATGGGTGCTAGAGGATTAAGAACAATTATTGAAAACTCAATGATGGGTGTGATGTACCGCATCCCCAGCGAGCACAACATTGAGAAAGTTGAGATTACTAAAGAAGTAATTACTGACCAGGCACGGCCTAAGATTACCTACAGGCAAGTTGATAATTTAAAGGCAAGTGCCAATGATCATTAAGGATAGTGCGTATGCACTAAGCGCTGTTCAGGCAAAGCAGTATCCTGATGATAATTTACCTGAAATTGCTTTAGCTGGCCGGTCTAATGTTGGCAAGTCCAGCTTAATTAACTGCCTTTTAGGTCGTAAAAATTTAGCACGGACATCATCACAACCAGGCAAGACGCAAACGTTAAATTTTTATTTGGTGAACCAGAGTTTTTATCTGGTTGATGTGCCAGGTTACGGCTATGCCAAGGTTTCACGGACACAGCGGGCAAAATTTGGTGAGATGATTCAAAACTATCTGGAAACACGAGCAAACTTAACCGGGCTGATCATTCTGATTGATGCCCGCCGCGAACCGACTAAAGATGATATTGCGATGTATAAGTATGCCCAATATCTTAATTTGCCGCTTTTACTTGTTTGTACCAAAATTGATAAACTCAAGAAAAGCCAGCGTTCCGCGGTAATAACAAAACTTAAAAAAACGATCGATGTTAATCATGAAAACGTCACCGTCTTAACTTTTAGCTCAACCACTAAAGAGCATGTGCAGGAGCTCGGTGACTGGATCGAGCAGCGGCTTAGCTGATTTAATGCAAAAAAATGACTCTCAATCGTTTGATATGAAAATTCATATCGGGACAGGAGTCATTTTTGCTTATTTTTTATCTTCAGTCTTGTTTTTCTTGGCTGCTGACTTTTTCTTTTTATCTGGGACAACCGCAAATTTATCGAATAATTTTTCAAGGTTGTCCTGTTTAGTAAAAGTTAATCCCATTGGTATATTTCCTTCCTTTTAATTTAGTTTGACTGTATCTTAATTTTAACATGTTGAATGAATTACGGAAATATTTAGATTAACTTTAAATAAAAATAATTATGTAAAATTAATACGTTCTGAGGAGTAATGAATGAGAATCACCGTATATTTGACGGGCGGAATTGCGTGCTATAAGGCAGTTCAATTAGTAACAGAATTAGAAAAAAGGGGCCATCAAGTTCGCGCAGTAATGACGAAGAATGCCGAAAGGTTTGTTGCTGCAACCACTTTGGCTGCACTTACGAAATATGCGGTGCTGGACGATTTGTGGGCAAAAGAAAACAAGGCAGCCGTTCCCCATGTACATCTGGCACGCTGGACAGATTTAGCAATTATTATTCCCGCTACCGCCAATTTTATTGCAAAAATGGCGTTGGGGATTGCTGATGATGCTGCAAGTACAACACTTTTGGCAACGGCTGCTTGTAAACTGGTTGTGCCTGCAATGAATGATCAAATGTGGCAGAGTCCAGCCACACAGCGTAATCTGCTGCTTTTGCGTAAAGATGGTGTGAAAGTAATGGAGCCAGCAACCGGAATGCTTGCAGAAGGCTATTCTGCCAAAGGTAGAATGCCTGAAATTCCGGATGTTTTGACTTGGATTGACGCCGAACTTAATGATACTAAATATTTACAGGGTAAAAAAATAATTGTGACTGCTGGCGGTACCGCTGAGCCTATTGATCCCGTTCGTTTTATCGGTAACCGCTCAAGCGGTAAAATGGGGATTGCGATTGCCGAAGTAGCCGCAAATTGTGGCGCACAGGTAACTTTGATTTATGCAAATGTGACTGCTGCTTTACCTGATAATTCATCAGTCAAACTTATTCACACGGCAACCGCGCGTGAAATGCTTCAGGCGGTTGAAGAAACTTTTCCCGGTAGTGATGCTTTAATTATGGCGGCAGCAGTTGCTGACTGGCAGGCGAAAAATGTGGCTGCTAGTAAACTGAAGAAGACGCGGCAACAAGATACATTGAATTTGTCTCTTGTTAAAACGCCGGATATTTTACAGACAATGGCACACAAGAAAAAAGATGGACAAGTTGTGGTCGGCTTTGCTGCTGAAACGAATGATTTACTTGACAATGCAGAAAAGAAGTTAGCTGAAAAAGGTGCGGATTATATTGTTGCTAATGATGTTTCGCAAAATGTTTTTGGCAGCGAGCAAGATCAAGTAGTCATCATCAATAAGAAGGGGGAGCTAGATATGCTGCCGCGGATGAGCAAAAAAGAAATTGCTGCCGACTTGCTTGAAATTGTTGCCAATAGATTAGGTTGATTTTAAATAAATTTTAAACTGGTTAAAGCAAGAGATGACTCAATTTATGGTAAAATTTATCATGCATTTAGGGGAGTGATTTTTTGGCAAACGAGTTAATTGAAAATAAACTTAAACTTTTACCGGCTAAACCAGGCTGTTACTTGATGAAAGATGTTAACGGTACGGTTATCTACGTTGGCAAGTCGAAAAATCTCAAAAGTCGGGTGCGCTCTTACTTTAAAAGCAAACAGGTCGGACGCCGGGCAGAACTGGTTGAAGAAATTTGTGATTATGATATTATCACGGTTTCAACCGATAAGGAGGCCTTTTTACTTGAAGTAACGCTGATTAAAAAATATCAGCCTTATTACAACGTTCAGCTGAAGCAGGGAACCGGGTATCCTTACATTGAGATTACTAACGAGCGTGATCCGCAGACTAAGCTAACAAGCATTGTGCGCAAGGATAACGGCTATTATTTTGGTCCCTATCCAAATGTTTATGCGGCGCAGGCAACTTTGAAGTTTATTCAAAAGGTTTTTCCGTTACGGCGCTGTCATGGTAAGCAGGGGCGGCCGTGTCTTTATTATCATATGGGTCAATGCCTTGGAGCTTGCTTTAAAACTGTTCCTGAAAGTGAATATGATGCGCAAATAAAGAAGATCAAAAGCTTTTTAAATGGCGATATTGCCCAAGTGAAACAAGACTTAACCCAGAAAATGGAACAAGCAGCTGCCGGGCTTGAATTTGAACGGGCAGCAGAAATTCGCGATCAACTGAATTATATTGAAGAAACCGTTGAGAAGCAGAAAATCATTTCAAATGATAATACGCAGCGGGATATTTTTAATTTTTATGTTGACCGTTCCTGGATTTCCATTCAAATTTTCTTTTTACGGCAAGCAAAATTGCTGCGGCGGGAAACGCGGATGTATCCTTTGACAGATACGGGGGATCCAGAAGATACTTTTGCCTCTTTTATCGTTCAGTTTTACGGTCAACGCAACCGCGTTTTACCCAAAGAAGTTCTGGTTCCTGGGGGAATTGATAATGAAGCATTGGCGGAAGTTCTTAAAGTTCCTGTTAGGACCCCGCAGCGGGGGCAGAAACGATCCCTACTTAAGATGGCGAAAGAAAATGCAAAATTAAAGCTGGATGATAAGTTTCGCTTGTTGGAATTAGGCAACCGCAAAACCAAGGGAGCACAAAAAGAAATTTTTTCTTCCCTTGGTTTGCCTTACGGCCACATCATTGAAAGCTTTGACCATTCGCACATTCAGGGGGCCGATCCCGTGTCGGCACTGGTGGTTTTTAAAGATGGCGAGCCGGATAAAACAGCTTACCGAAAATACAAGCTGAAAGGCGAGGTGGAACACCAGAACGGCGGCGACGAGGTGCGCAATACCCGCGAAGTTGTTCGGCGGCGTTACGGCCGTTTGCTGCGTGAGCATAAAAAGATGCCGGATCTGATTTTAATGGATGGTGGGCAAATCCAGGTTGATGCTTGTGAGGACGTTCTGCGTAATGAATTAAATTTAAACATTCCGGTTGCGGGAATGGTGAAGGATGACAAGCATCGCACCAACCACCTGCTGTTTGGTGATCCGATTAACGGTGTGCCATTGAAATTGATCCCGCTGAATCCCAAGTCGCAGGGCTTTTACCTGATGACACGGATTCAGGATGAGGTGCACCGCTTTGCAATTACTTTTCACCGGCGTACACATGCCAAAAATGCGCTGTCGAGCAAGTTAGATGCAATTAACGGAATCGGGCCAAAGAGCCGTAATAAACTGCTGCGGAAGTTTGGTTCCCTTAAAAAAATCAAGAATGCGTCAGTAGATGAACTGCAGAAAGCCGGATTAACATTGCCGCAGGCACAAACGGTCAAGTTAACTTTATAAATGTGTGTTGAATTGAAATTTATTTAAAAAAATTAGGGTTAATTATGCTATAGTAAGGAAGTTGATTGAGACGGAAAGAGAGAAGAAACATGCCTACTTTTGTTGATCAAACCAAAATTGAAGTTCAAGCTGGCAAGGGCGGAGATGGCATGGTTGCTTTCCGTCACGAAAAATATGTTCCTAACGGTGGTCCGGCTGGCGGTGATGGCGGCCGCGGTGGCAGCATTATTTTTGTTGCCGACAGCGGCTTGCGGACGTTGATGGATTTCCGTTACCGGCGCAAATTTAAGGCTGAACCTGGAGAAAACGGCCGGATTAAGTCACAATATGGCCGCGCCGCTAAGGATCTTTACTTGCGGGTTCCGGTTGGTACAACTGTTTATGATTTTGATACTAATGAAGAAATTGGTGATTTAGTCAAAAATAAACAAGAATTAGTTGTTGCTCGTGGTGGTCGCGGCGGTCGCGGAAATATCCATTTTGCCACTAGTGTGAACACGGCACCCGAGATTGCTGAAAATGGTGAACCGGGTGAGGATCGGGTTTTACGCTTGGAGTTAAAGATGCTGGCAGATGTGGGACTTGTTGGTTTTCCATCCGTTGGAAAATCGACGCTTCTTTCTGTTGTTACTAAGGCCAAACCCAAAATTGCTGCCTATTCGTTTACGACATTGACCCCTAATTTGGGCATGGTAATTTTACCCGATGGCCGTGACTTTTCAATGGCTGACTTACCCGGTTTGATTAAGGGCGCAAGTAGAGGTGTTGGTCTGGGAATTCAGTTTTTACGGCACGTCGAACGAACTAAGGTGCTGTTGCACCTTGTTTCAATGGATCCAAGTAATGGTCGCTTGGCGATTTCTGATTACCAGACAATCAGAAAAGAGCTTTTAGCCTACGATCCGCATTTAGCTGAAAAACGGGAGTTAATTGTTCCTACCCAAATGGATTTACCAGGGGCTGAGGAAAAATTAACACAGTTTAAACAAGACTTAAAGGCTAAGGGAATTAACGAAGCAATCTATCCTATTTCTAGTATTGCTCATGCTGGGGTTGACAAATTAATGCAGGAAACTGCTACCCTGGTTGACCAGGTAGAAGCTGATCAGGAAAAGGTTAAGCCGCAAGTTGAAGCAGCCACAAAAGAGTACCGGTATGCAGCACCAAAGAAAAATGAATTTACAGTTGAAAAAATCGGCGAACATGAATTCGAAATTAAGGGAGAAAGTTTAGAGCGCTTGGTCGAAATGACTAACATTGAACATCATGACGGGATTATGCGCCTGGCTAGAAAACTCAAAAACTTGGGTGTTGACGACGCTCTGCGCGCCAAAGGTGCCGTTGATGGTGATGATGTTTATATTGGCAACTTTAATTTTGAATTTGTACAGTAGTTTCTGGAAATGTTGAAAAATATGAAAAAGAATCGATTTATTACAGGATATTCTGGTCTTAGAGCACTAGCAGTGATTGGGGTTATTTTATATCACCTGGATCCGAACACTTTTGTTGGCGGTTATCTTGGAGTGGCGATTTTTTTTGTTTTGTCTGGATATTTGGTCACCGATCATATGCTGCGTGCTTATGATGAAAGCGGTGAGTATGATATTAAACACTTTTATCTGAGCAGGGTTAAAAAGCTGTATCCGCAGCTGATTGCGGTTTTATGGCTGTCTGCGGCCTATATCGTCTTATTTCAGCGGAATTTATTGGTCAAATTAAATCAGATTGTGCTTGCTAACTTGCTTAATGTTTATAATTTTTGGCAAATTTTAAATGGGCAAAGTTATTTTGAACGCTTTGCCAGTAATGAGTCGCCCTTTATCCATTTATGGACAATGTCGATTGAGGGGCAGTTTTATATTATTTGGCCGTTAGTGATTTTTTTGATGGCCAAATTTGTTAAGAAAAAGAAGGCCATTTTTGGTGTTTTAGTTACCTGTTCACTTATTTCGGCCTTAGAAATGGCCTTTTTATATAAAAATGGTGTAGATATCAACCGAATTTATTATGGTACCGACACCCGTTTTTTTGCTTTGGGTATCGGTGCGGCGTTGGCGGTTGTCTGGCCGGTTGAGAATTTACAGGAAAAATTTCGTAGCCTGAATGCTTTTCTTTTAGATGTAGCTGGCTTATTTGCTTTTGTCGGCATTGCCGTATTGACTTTTAGTAAGCGCATGGATCCCCAGGCAGCTTTTGCTTATTGTGGGGGCATGCTTCTTTTTGTACTTCTGGTTACTCTGTTAGTTGGGATAATTGCTCATCCAGCAAGTCATTGGAACCGGCTTTTAACTAATCCGCTGTTTAACTGGATTGGTTCAAGAAGTTATGGCATTTACCTCTATCAGTTTCCTGTAATGATTTTTTTTGAAGATAAGCTGAGGGATCTTGCGGATCACGTCTGGTTGTACCGTATCATTGAGCTAATAATTATTTTAATAATCAGCGAATTGTCCTACCGTTTGATTGAGCGGCCATTTGGTAAAATCAGCTGGGTAAAAACAAAGAATTACTTTAGGCAATTATTTGATCGTCAACAAAAAAATTATTTAAAATGGTTGCAAATGCTTGTTGTTGTTGCAATTTCGTTAGTTGGTAGTGCTGGCATCCTCATCTCGCCGACCGTAAAAGCAGAAAATTTTAATAAATCGCAGCTTGCCAAGCGCATTATTGCCAATCGCAAGGAGCAGGTGAAAGATAATCAAGCCTTGATTGCTAAATTAAAAAAAGAAAAGCAAAAGACAACGAAAAAGGCTAAAATAATTAAAGAAGCAAAGAAAAATGCACAAAAGCATCCGGTGAACGAATCATTTGTGGGCTATGGCATTTCGCAGCTGGATTTGCAGCTGGCACAAAAAGTCCACCTTACTGCTGTGGGCGATTCTGTGATGGCGGGCTCAAGTAATGATCTAAAAATATTGTTGCCGCATGCATTAATTGATGCGGCGGTTTCGCGGCAACTAAATGTGGCCTTTAATTTGTTAAATGTTTATCAGAAACAAAATGCATTGGCCGCTAATGTGTTAATTGGTTTGGGCACCAATGGACCGTTTTCAATGGCCGACCTCAATCAGCTGATGAACCAACTCGGCAAAAAACGGCATGTGTTTTGGATTAACGTTCGCGTTCCTACTAGGGAATGGCAGGGTCAAGTGAATGATATTTTGGCACAGGCAGCAAAAAAATATCCTAATTTGACAGTAATTGATTGGTACGGGTATTCGCAGGCTCATCAGGCATGGTTTTATCAGGATCAAACTCACCCGACGCCAGTTGGTTCCAAATATTATAGTGCTTTTGTCGTGAAAAAAATTGTTGAGCACGCAAAGTTTTAGAATAGGAAATTTATGGAATTACAATTTTTAGGTACAGGCGCGGGACAGCCGTCGAAAAAGAGGAATGTATCAAGTATTGCGTTGAAATTACTCGACGAGATGAATGAAATTTGGCTATTTGATGTTGGTGAGGCAACCCAGCACCAAATTTTGCGAACCAATATTCATCTGCGCAAAATAAGTAAAATTTTTATTTCGCATAATCACGGCGACCATATTTTTGGTTTACCCGGTTTGTTAGCAACGCGCTCCTTTCAGGGCGAGGTCGGGCCCCTGACGATTTATGGTCCCCGCGGCATTGACCAATTTGTTAAAACTGCTCTGCACGTTTCTCAGACGAAAATTTCTTATCCCATTAAATTTGTCAATTTAACAGATGCTGACAGGCTAATCTATCAGGGAAAGGGCTTTAGGGTTTATACAGAAAAATTAGACCACCGGGTTCCCAGTTTTGGTTACCGGGTAGTTGAAGATTCACACCAGGGTGAATTATTAATGGATAAATTAGCGCAATATCATGTGCCAAATGGTCCATTACTTGGTAAACTTAAGGCGGGAGAACAAATTGCCTTAGCCGATGGCACCATTTTAAACGGGCAGGACTTTTTGGGTGCGAAAAAACCGGGGAGAATTGTGACCATTATTTACGACACAAGAAAGACGCCCGCAATTGCTAGATTGGCTGCAAATGCCGATGTTTTAGTTCATGAATCGACTTTTGCGGGCAATGAAGCCAAACTTGCTCATGATTATTATCATTCGACGGCGGTTGAAGCTGCGCGCGTTGCGCGCGATAATGGGGTTAAGCAGTTATGTTTGACGCACATTTCGGCAAGGTATTTGGGTGTCAAAGCCAAAAGCCTAGAGAGGCAGGCACAAAAAGTTTTTCCGAATACAAAGTTAATTAATGATTTTGATCAAATAATAGTTCCCATGAAAGGTGAGGAAAATGAGTGATTCATTGAGAAATAAGGTTGTTGTTATCACTGGAGCATCGAGTGGAATTGGCCGATCCATTGCATTAGAAAGTGCTGGACGCGGAGCAACGGTTATTTTGCTTGCTAGAAGCAAAGATAAGCTGGACAAGATTGCTGCTGAGGCGCAGGAACTTTCAGGTGCGTCGGCTTATGCGTTTGCAACCGACATGGGAGAAAGCGACCAGATTGATGCCACTTTTAAGGAAATCGTCAAGGTCGCCAATCACATTGACTATTTAGTCAACAGCGCGGGCTTTGGTAAATTTGCTAATTTTGTTGAAATGGACCGACGTGAGGTTACTTCTATGTTCCAAGTGAATGTTTTGGGCTTGATGTACTTTACCCGTTTAATCGGCCGGGTGATGATGGAACAAAAAACGGGCCAGATAATTAACATTGGCTCAATTGCTGGTAAAATTCCGACAACCAAGTCGGCTGCTTATAGTGCCTCTAAGGCTGCGGTTATTCAATTTTCTAATGTTTTGCGGTTAGAGTTAAAACCGTTTGGCGTTAAAGTGATGACTGTCAATCCTGGGCCGGTTTACACCAATTTCTTTAATATCGCGGACGAAACCGGCAATTATGCTAAGAATGTGTCTGAGTTTATGCTTGATCCCGATGATGTTGCCTGGCAGATTGCCCACTATTTCGGCAGTAATAAGCGTGAATTGGATTTGCCGCTTAGTTTGGCTGTTTTAGCGAAGTTATATAACTTGTTTCCTAAAATTGGGGATTGGTGTTCTTGGAAATTTGCTTCAAGAAAATAGGGGAGGAAAATGAAGGATAAGAAGAGACAAATCAAGCTGATTTTAGGGTTAACACTATTATTGCTTGCGGTAATTTTTGTGGTTTTGAATACTAATGTTGTTGCAATCAATTTTGGCGTGTTCGACGTTAAGCTGCCCCTGATTGTTGTTTTAGTGATGATGATCATCATTGGCGTCCTGATCGGCTGGTTTTTGCGGACCGATAAGAAGGAATAAGAAGATAAGCCAATAAATCTTGATTTGTTGGTGATAGAATAGTATCATTGAAACATGTGAGTAATTCGGAGAGTAATTCGAAACTTAAAACTACAATAAAGGAGATCAGTTAAATGGCAGTTCCTAAGAGACATACTTCTAAGCAACGGAAACGTTCACGTCGTGCACATATTAAATTGACTGTTCCAGCAATGCATTACGATGCAACTACTGGTGAATACCGTTTAAGTCACCGCGTTTCACCTAAAGGTTATTATAAAGGTCGTCAAGTTGTTAATGAAACAAGCAGCGACAATAATTAACTAAGGGCACCCACTGCGGTGTCTTTTTTTGTGGAGAAATTTATGAAGTTAGTTTTTTTGCATACAAGTGATCTTCACGGCTATGTGCTGCCGACGGATTATCAAATAAAAAACAATTATCAAGCTCCTTTTAGTTTGAGCAGGGTGAATTCTGTCATTAAACAGGAACGGGAAAAATATGGCACAGAAAATGTGATTGTCACGGATGCCGGTGATTTTCTCCAAGGTTCACCGTTAGCTGCCTATGTTCACGAGAACAGTCAAGATAACCTTGTGCGTTATGCGAATATTTATAATTGTGTGGGCTACGATGCCCGTGTTTTGGGTAACCATGATTTTGACTTCGGCACGGACTACTTAAAGCAATGTTTGGCTTATGCCAATGATTCTTTTATTAATGCTAATATTGTAGCTGAAAGAACAAATTTACCTGCTTTTGATCTAGCACCGTTTAAAATAATTGAGAAAAGAGGAGTTAAAGTTGGTCTTATTGGCTGCACAACGCAGTATGTTCCCAATTGGGAAAGCAAGGAAAAGCTTGCTGGCCTGAAGTTTGTTTCTGCGTATGAACAGGTGAAAGCAGTTGCCCAAAAATTGCGGTCGCAGGTTGATGTGTTGGCAGTTGTTTATCATGGCGGCTTTGAAAGTGACCCAGCAACGGGAAGAGCGACACAGCCGCATAATGGTGAAAATGAAGCATATCGTATTTTAAAAGAGGTACCTGGAATTGATATGTTGCTCACTGGTCACCAGCATCAACGGATAAGTTTGGTGGATAAAGGAACAGCGATTGTACAGTCCGGATACCGTGGTGAAACGGTTGCTGAAGTGGTTTTAGACATAGATGATAAAACTAAAAAAATTTCAGCGATGACAACGCGGTTAATAGACACCCGAGAAGTTAATCCCGATTCTGAAGTTTTGCATGCTTGTAAAGACCTAGAATGGGAAACACAAGTCTGGCTCGACCGGCCAATTGCTATCTTAGATAAGCCTGCCAAAATTAAGAATGCGACTGCGGCACGCCTCCACGGGTCGCCCTTTATTAATCTGCTTCAGCAGATGCAGCTTTATTTTACCAAGGCAGACATTTCGGCAACGGCGTTAATGAGTGAAACAGCGCATGGCTTTGACAAGCAAGTTACGATGCGCGATCTGATCCTCAATTACCCGTACTCCAATCAGCTATGCTGTGTAAGAGTCACGGGTAGGGAACTGCGGCACGTTATTGAGCACAGTCTGGCGTTTTTAACAAAAGATCAAGCCGGTAAAGTAGCTTTTGCGGATAAGTACATTCGGCCGCACTCGCTTCTGTTTAACTTTGATCTATTTTATCCGATTAATTACCAAGCGAATATTTCACGGCCGGTCGGCCGCCGCTTAACTTCTTTAACTTTTCACGGTGAAGAGATTGTCGCTGACCAGGTATATCACTTAGCGGTTAATAATTACCGGGCAATGGGCGGTGGCTTTTATCCTGAATACAGCAAGGACAAGATAGAATTTACGCTTGATAAAGACTACATTCAGATGTTTCAGGAATATTTGACCTCCGGTCTGGTTAATGTTGATGATGTCAGCAATTATCACTTTTATTAAAAAACTGCTCTGAGAAAGTTTTCTCAAAGCAGTTTTTTAAATTTACTTAAGTTTACTGTATTTGCTTTTATCTTTAACTGCGTGTGCGGTAATTGTCGGAATGATTATCGCAAATAATAAACCGAAAATAGCACCGATAATTAAGGCCTCAACAACGCTGAAGACGTTGTGGGTTAACGGAGCAGCAATAAAGCCGATAATCAGCATATAGACGATGCTCCAACAAATAGTTACAAGATAGCGCCCCATGGCAATTCCCTCTTTCATATGAAGCATTCTAACAAAGTCTGGTCTTTTTTTCAAACTAAAAACAGCTGGTTTGCTATACTTATTACAGAAAGGCGGTTATGAAATGAAAGTTGCTGCAATTCAAAATATCAGTTCTTTTTCATTGCTAGAAAGTCCAACTAAGGTTAAAGATTTATTGGTTACGGCCAAACAGCTGGGTTATGAAGCTGTTGGCTTGACTGATATCAATGTGACCTACGGTTTGGTTAATTTTTTTGAGCTGTCCAAAGAAGTGGGAATCAAACCGCTGCTAGGAATGCAGGTACGTGTTAACGGTTTGGTTGACAGCACTAATCAGTATGATCTGATTGTTCTTGCAAAAAATAATGCCGGTTACCACAATATTTTACGTTTATCCAGTGCAATTAACTTACTAACGGAGAATGGCGAAAAGCAAAAAGTGTTAACGTTGGACGAACTGACCAAGTATTTAGGTGACCTGGTCATGATTACGTCTGCTAATTCACACAGTGAGTTGTTAGCTCTGCAAGAGCAAAACGAGGAACTGTGCAATGATTTTATTAGAAAACTAAAGGAATTGCTGCCGTCGTCTAGTTCCTTCTACCTCGGGGTTTATGCCTCTAAGCAGCAGCAAAATTATCTTGACTATATTCAAGCTTTGGCTAAGCAGTTCGACTTACCATTAGTTGCCGTTGAAGATACACAGTATTTAAAGCCGCAGGAGCAGTTTTTGCGTCGCACCTTATTGGCAATCAAAGCTGGGACTAAGCTGGAAGATACGATTGAACTAGCCAAACAAAAGGGTTCACATTTTTTGAATTCGGCAACGGAAGTTAATGAACGCTACCATAATTTGGGATTAGATTCAGCGGTCACAAACACGTGGAAAATTGCCGCGGAGTGCAATGCCGAAGTTGTCTTTCAAGCACCGGTTCTGCCCAAATATCGTCAAGATGAGTTTCCGTCATCAAAAGAATATCTTACCTACTTAACCAACAAGGGCTTGACTGAGCGTTTTGCCGGTCGAGCAGTTCCTGAAAAATATCAAAAGCAGCTGGATTATGAATTGGGTGTAATCGACCAAATGGGCTTTGACGATTACTTTTTAATTGTTTGGGATGTCATCAATTACTGTCACCGGGTAGGAATTACTACCGGACCGGGGCGAGGGTCCGCCTGCGGCTCGCTTGTTTCTTACGCCTTGCGAATTACTGAAGTCGATCCTTTGAAGTATCATCTGCT
Protein-coding regions in this window:
- a CDS encoding DUF2929 family protein: MGRYLVTICWSIVYMLIIGFIAAPLTHNVFSVVEALIIGAIFGLLFAIIIPTITAHAVKDKSKYSKLK
- a CDS encoding bifunctional UDP-sugar hydrolase/5'-nucleotidase, whose translation is MKLVFLHTSDLHGYVLPTDYQIKNNYQAPFSLSRVNSVIKQEREKYGTENVIVTDAGDFLQGSPLAAYVHENSQDNLVRYANIYNCVGYDARVLGNHDFDFGTDYLKQCLAYANDSFINANIVAERTNLPAFDLAPFKIIEKRGVKVGLIGCTTQYVPNWESKEKLAGLKFVSAYEQVKAVAQKLRSQVDVLAVVYHGGFESDPATGRATQPHNGENEAYRILKEVPGIDMLLTGHQHQRISLVDKGTAIVQSGYRGETVAEVVLDIDDKTKKISAMTTRLIDTREVNPDSEVLHACKDLEWETQVWLDRPIAILDKPAKIKNATAARLHGSPFINLLQQMQLYFTKADISATALMSETAHGFDKQVTMRDLILNYPYSNQLCCVRVTGRELRHVIEHSLAFLTKDQAGKVAFADKYIRPHSLLFNFDLFYPINYQANISRPVGRRLTSLTFHGEEIVADQVYHLAVNNYRAMGGGFYPEYSKDKIEFTLDKDYIQMFQEYLTSGLVNVDDVSNYHFY
- a CDS encoding LapA family protein yields the protein MKDKKRQIKLILGLTLLLLAVIFVVLNTNVVAINFGVFDVKLPLIVVLVMMIIIGVLIGWFLRTDKKE
- the rpmF gene encoding 50S ribosomal protein L32, which translates into the protein MAVPKRHTSKQRKRSRRAHIKLTVPAMHYDATTGEYRLSHRVSPKGYYKGRQVVNETSSDNN
- the rnz gene encoding ribonuclease Z; its protein translation is MELQFLGTGAGQPSKKRNVSSIALKLLDEMNEIWLFDVGEATQHQILRTNIHLRKISKIFISHNHGDHIFGLPGLLATRSFQGEVGPLTIYGPRGIDQFVKTALHVSQTKISYPIKFVNLTDADRLIYQGKGFRVYTEKLDHRVPSFGYRVVEDSHQGELLMDKLAQYHVPNGPLLGKLKAGEQIALADGTILNGQDFLGAKKPGRIVTIIYDTRKTPAIARLAANADVLVHESTFAGNEAKLAHDYYHSTAVEAARVARDNGVKQLCLTHISARYLGVKAKSLERQAQKVFPNTKLINDFDQIIVPMKGEENE
- a CDS encoding SDR family oxidoreductase, with translation MSDSLRNKVVVITGASSGIGRSIALESAGRGATVILLARSKDKLDKIAAEAQELSGASAYAFATDMGESDQIDATFKEIVKVANHIDYLVNSAGFGKFANFVEMDRREVTSMFQVNVLGLMYFTRLIGRVMMEQKTGQIINIGSIAGKIPTTKSAAYSASKAAVIQFSNVLRLELKPFGVKVMTVNPGPVYTNFFNIADETGNYAKNVSEFMLDPDDVAWQIAHYFGSNKRELDLPLSLAVLAKLYNLFPKIGDWCSWKFASRK